The following proteins are co-located in the Apium graveolens cultivar Ventura chromosome 5, ASM990537v1, whole genome shotgun sequence genome:
- the LOC141723449 gene encoding uncharacterized protein LOC141723449: MSNADDVKQVDGHVQMGGENSSTRKEEEVIKKKYGGILPKKQPLISKDHERAYFDSADWALGKQGAEKPKGPLAALRPKLQPTQQPTRYRKSLCAPSEGEEASNEPSEGDTTTNG, encoded by the exons ATGTCAAACGCGGATGATGTTAAACAAGTCGATGGACATGTGCAGATGGGCGGTGAGAACTCGTCAACTCGAAAAGAG GAGGAGGTGATAAAAAAGAAATATGGGGGAATACTACCAAAGAAGCAGCCCCTCATTTCTAAG GATCATGAACGTGCCTATTTTGATTCTGCTGACTGGGCTTTGGGAAAG CAAGGCGCAGAGAAACCTAAAGGACCCCTGGCGGCACTTCGGCCCAAATTGCAG CCAACACAGCAACCAACGCGATATCGTAAATCTCTTTGTGCTCCATCTGAAGGAGAAG AAGCAAGTAATGAACCATCTGAAGGGGACACAACTACAAATGGGTGA
- the LOC141723448 gene encoding uncharacterized protein LOC141723448 has translation MGNHISCTLTTSTAIKNSLSTTKVIFPTGEIRHICEPVKAAELMLECPNFFVVNTKSLQIGRRFLALNADESLEVASAYVMFPMKRLKSVVTAADMGVLFLMAKTVSAGNHTRNLPEMITHPAAINKEEVAPKLNIEDTDEFLDHEFKHRLSMCRSKKPLLETIEEEPIFLR, from the coding sequence ATGGGGAACCACATTTCCTGCACTCTTACAACATCGACAGCCATCAAAAACTCCCTTTCTACAACAAAGGTAATATTCCCCACAGGAGAAATTCGACACATTTGTGAACCTGTCAAAGCGGCAGAGCTCATGCTCGAATGCCCAAACTTCTTCGTCGTCAATACCAAATCTCTCCAAATTGGCCGGAGATTCTTGGCTCTCAATGCTGACGAAAGCCTTGAAGTGGCAAGTGCTTATGTCATGTTCCCAATGAAGAGACTCAAATCAGTTGTTACAGCTGCAGATATGGGTGTTCTGTTTCTCATGGCCAAGACAGTTTCTGCCGGAAATCACACAAGGAACTTGCCTGAAATGATAACTCATCCGGCAGCTATAAATAAAGAAGAAGTCGCCCCCAAGTTGAATATCGAGGACACTGATGAATTTTTAGACCATGAGTTTAAGCATAGGCTTTCAATGTGCAGGTCCAAAAAGCCTTTGTTAGAAACTATAGAAGAAGAACCAATATTTTTACGATAA